In a genomic window of Gambusia affinis linkage group LG04, SWU_Gaff_1.0, whole genome shotgun sequence:
- the fam114a1 gene encoding protein NOXP20 isoform X1, which produces MVICSVTMSQAAPSDAEPCTDSGPPSGPAALADPGPHQGESTLHDHPTPPLPPSLNAESTDCHHEAQQTAVEDTTTVPETPEGLSEPPAGSQVIECDQAVSLEPDPESLEGEEKVSVQQKDQGWGGWSTWGKSLLSSATSTVGHSLSSVKVKAGEALRLHRTSVGEEALEEEDEGENKEGVDPSRASLEESAPAAAPSRGVFSTITHAVQNTGKSVISGGLDALEFIGKKTMNVLAESDPGFKKTKTLMEKTASLSQMLREAKEKERARLSNQPLSAPTAHYGILFDDYQGLSHLEALEILSNESEAKVQAFLSFLSEEEQEEVKKELIFIKEIFLKQEEEEDEEKAGGETKDNGDLSSQIHCSTPISADGEEFVSVLTELLFELHDAATPDKLNKARMRAHEWVNKVEQPGGVTFSGESAEDQKDVGYNKEEENKKKDEEELEDKKSDGEEKEKERDLRSVEAIYLSSVGSLAEVTARSIEQLHKVAELILHGQEQEKPARDQAQILSKLTSAMCKEVDCLTKRFSGTLLLVGPQRKAEELNPLVDSVLQEGTNSTNYIHNAFQLLLPVLQISHIQSQHRQAAAEPAAQPQH; this is translated from the exons ATGGTGAtatgcagt GTCACCATGTCTCAGGCTGCCCCCTCTGACGCAGAGCCCTGCACAGACAGCGGACCCCCGTCTGGACCTGCTGCCCTCGCTGATCCTGGCCCTCATCAGGGTGAATCAACACTCCATGATCATCCGACGCCTCCGCTGCCGCCTTCTCTTAACGCAGAGAGCACAGATTGCCATCATGAAGCTCAGCAGACTGCCGTGGAAGACACTACGACCGTACCTGAAACACCTGAGGGTCTGTCAGAGCCCCCTGCTGGGAGTCAGGTGATTGAATGTGACCAGGCAGTGAGCCTGGAGCCAGATCCAGAGAGCTtggagggagaggagaag GTGTCAGTCCAGCAGAAAGACCAGGGCTGGGGAGGCTGGAGTACTTGGGGGAAATCTCTTCTGAGCAGTGCCACCTCCACCGTTG GACACAGCCTGAGCTCCGTTAAGGTGAAGGCAGGTGAGGCTCTTCGTCTCCACAGGACCTCGGTAGGAGAGGAGGCGCTAGAAGAGGAGGACGAGGGAGAGAATAAAGAGGGAGTAGACCCGAGCAGAGCCAGCTTAGAGGAGTCAGCCCCTGCTGCTGCACCCAGTAGGGGAGTTTTCTCCACAATCACACACGCCGTACAGAACACT GGTAAGTCGGTCATCAGTGGAGGACTGGATGCCCTGGAGTTCATCGGGAAGAAGACCATGAATGTTCTGGCTGAGAGTGATCCAGGCTTTAAAAAGACCAAGACTCTGATGGAGAAGACCGCATCTCTGAGTCAG ATGTTGAGGGAAGCCAAGGAAAAGGAGCGTGCACGCCTCAGCAACCAGCCGCTGAGCGCGCCCACAGCTCACTACGGCATTCTCTTTGATGACTACCAGGGCTTGTCCCACCTTGAGGCCCTGGAGATCCTGTCCAATGAGAGCGAGGCCAAA GTCCAAGCattcctctctttcctctcggaggaagagcaggaggaggtgaagaaggAGCTGATTTTCATTAAAGAGATATTCCtaaagcaagaagaagaagaggatgaggagaaagcaggaggagagacGAAGGATAATGGTGATCTAAGTTCTCAAATACACTGTTCCACCCCCATAT CTGCTGACGGCGAGGAGTTTGTTAGCGTTCTGactgagctgctgtttgaacTTCACGATGCTGCGACTCCAGACAAACTCAACAAG GCTCGTATGAGAGCCCATGAATGGGTGAACAAAGTGGAGCAGCCAGGAGGAGTAACGTTTTCCGGAGAAAGTGCAGAGGATCAGAAGGATGTTGGCTAtaacaaagaagaagagaatAAGAAGAAAGATGAGGAGGAGCTTGAGGACAAGAAGAGTGATGgggaagagaaggaaaaggagcGTGACCTCCGATCTGTTGAG GCCATCTACCTGTCATCAGTGGGCAGTCTGGCAGAAGTGACGGCTCGCAGTATCGAACAGCTCCACAAGGTGGCAGAGCTCATCCTTCATGGTCAGGAGCAGGAGAAGCCAGCCAGGGACCAGGCACAAATCCTCAGCAA GTTGACATCTGCCATGTGTAAGGAGGTAGATTGCTTGACCAAGCGGTTCTCTGGTACACTTCTTCTAGTTGGG ccacAAAGGAAAGCAGAAGAGTTGAATCCACTTGTAGACAGCGTCCTGCAGGAG GGGACCAACAGCACCAACTACATCCATAATgcatttcagctgctgctgccagtcCTGCAGATCTCCCACATCCAGAGCCAGCACCGCCAAGCTGCTGCAGAGCCAGCAGCACAGCCGCAGCACTGA